One genomic segment of Thermoanaerobaculia bacterium includes these proteins:
- the secE gene encoding preprotein translocase subunit SecE has translation MANIVERPKQMWEDMKTRWREIRQEMKKVSFPSQKEVFGTTTMVIVSSFVLAVFLWIADYVFQHIIMLIFKKFGV, from the coding sequence ATGGCGAACATCGTCGAGCGACCCAAACAGATGTGGGAAGACATGAAGACACGCTGGCGGGAAATCCGTCAGGAGATGAAAAAGGTGTCATTCCCCAGCCAGAAGGAAGTATTTGGAACCACGACCATGGTGATCGTTTCCAGCTTTGTGCTGGCCGTGTTTCTCTGGATTGCCGACTATGTATTCCAGCATATCATCATGCTGATTTTTAAGAAGTTCGGAGTGTAA
- the nusG gene encoding transcription termination/antitermination protein NusG has protein sequence MSKNLKWYIVHTYSGFEDRVKQTLEQRIDARNLGDYFGEIKVPKETVIELKAGKKKEVERKFFPGYILVEIETIAGPDGKPKIPEEAWYLVRHTPKVTGFVGGGKHPAPLTDDEVKQILHHVEVTKEKPKPKEVFELGELVRITEGPFANFTGKIEDVNVDRSTLKVSVTIFGRSTPVELTFYQVQKL, from the coding sequence ATGTCGAAGAATCTGAAGTGGTACATCGTCCATACCTATTCCGGGTTTGAGGACAGGGTCAAACAGACCCTGGAACAGCGAATCGACGCCCGGAATCTGGGGGATTACTTCGGTGAAATCAAGGTGCCGAAGGAGACGGTGATCGAACTCAAGGCCGGGAAGAAAAAGGAAGTCGAACGGAAATTCTTCCCCGGTTATATTCTTGTCGAGATTGAGACCATAGCCGGTCCCGACGGAAAACCAAAGATTCCGGAAGAGGCCTGGTATCTCGTTCGGCATACTCCCAAGGTTACCGGGTTTGTCGGGGGAGGAAAGCATCCGGCTCCACTCACCGATGATGAAGTAAAACAGATTCTTCACCACGTCGAAGTTACAAAGGAAAAGCCCAAACCCAAGGAAGTCTTCGAGCTGGGCGAACTGGTTCGGATCACCGAAGGTCCCTTCGCGAATTTTACGGGAAAGATCGAAGATGTGAATGTTGATCGCTCCACCCTGAAGGTTTCCGTGACCATTTTCGGCCGCTCAACCCCGGTTGAGCTGACCTTTTACCAAGTTCAGAAATTGTAG
- the rplK gene encoding 50S ribosomal protein L11, whose amino-acid sequence MAKKVIGQIKLQIPAGAATPAPPVGPALGQAGVNIMEFCKAFNARTQKDQGLIIPVVITVYSDRSFTFVTKTPPAPVLIMKAIGLEKASGEPNRNKVGKITREQIKKIAQLKMPDLNAGDLAAAEKMIEGTARSMGVDVVD is encoded by the coding sequence ATGGCAAAGAAGGTCATTGGACAGATCAAGTTACAGATTCCGGCGGGAGCCGCAACACCGGCTCCTCCGGTAGGGCCCGCGCTGGGTCAGGCCGGAGTCAACATTATGGAGTTCTGCAAGGCGTTCAATGCCAGGACGCAGAAAGATCAGGGATTGATTATTCCGGTCGTGATCACGGTCTATTCAGACCGTTCCTTCACCTTTGTGACCAAGACTCCTCCCGCTCCGGTGCTGATCATGAAAGCCATCGGACTCGAGAAGGCAAGCGGAGAGCCCAACCGGAACAAAGTCGGAAAAATTACGCGTGAACAGATAAAGAAAATCGCCCAGCTGAAGATGCCGGATCTGAATGCCGGTGACCTGGCGGCGGCCGAAAAAATGATTGAAGGAACGGCACGCTCCATGGGCGTTGATGTAGTGGACTGA
- the rplA gene encoding 50S ribosomal protein L1: MAKHGKVYNKASESMKGSVMPLKNAVAAIKEHPCAKFDETVELTMRLGVDPRHADQMVRVSIVPPHGIGKSKRVLVIAQGDHAKAAQEAGADLVGGEEMVEKIQEGFLDFDAVITTPDMMKFVGKLGKVLGPRGLMPNPKTGTVTTNIADAISEIKAGKLDFRVDKFGTIHVGTGKLSFEADKLEENIRAVVQAVMKARPVSAKGRYVKKAFLGSTMGPGIQLDLADLEVL, from the coding sequence GTGGCAAAGCACGGAAAAGTCTACAACAAGGCATCCGAATCCATGAAGGGTTCGGTCATGCCCCTGAAAAACGCAGTTGCGGCCATCAAGGAACATCCATGCGCCAAGTTTGACGAAACCGTTGAACTTACCATGCGTCTGGGTGTCGATCCCCGGCACGCCGATCAGATGGTGCGCGTCTCCATTGTTCCGCCCCATGGGATCGGCAAGTCCAAGCGGGTTCTTGTTATCGCCCAGGGAGACCATGCCAAGGCAGCTCAGGAAGCTGGTGCGGATCTGGTGGGTGGCGAAGAGATGGTCGAGAAAATCCAGGAAGGTTTTCTCGATTTTGATGCCGTGATTACCACTCCTGACATGATGAAATTTGTCGGGAAGCTGGGTAAGGTACTCGGGCCCCGCGGCCTGATGCCCAACCCCAAGACCGGTACTGTCACGACGAATATCGCCGATGCCATCAGCGAAATCAAGGCTGGAAAGCTTGATTTTCGTGTGGATAAGTTTGGAACGATCCATGTAGGAACCGGCAAGCTTTCCTTTGAAGCTGACAAGCTGGAAGAAAACATCCGGGCGGTCGTTCAGGCTGTTATGAAGGCAAGACCCGTTTCGGCCAAGGGGCGATACGTGAAAAAGGCCTTTCTAGGCTCCACCATGGGTCCTGGGATCCAGCTGGACCTTGCAGATCTGGAGGTGTTGTAA
- the rplJ gene encoding 50S ribosomal protein L10, with protein MLRAERVARTNILADKLKDQNNVFLLNFKGINVPDITQLRHDLRSVDAEYVVVKNRLMKRVIAESELEGLQSFLQGPTAIVIAKGDPVEPSKKLVEFAKTHPDFQFKAGSVEGKVVDAATLVELSKMPSKEVLVSKLLYILQSPLRRLVTALNTPVQNFVSVLHQVSEHK; from the coding sequence ATGCTTCGAGCCGAACGCGTTGCCCGAACCAACATTCTTGCGGACAAGCTGAAGGACCAGAACAACGTGTTTCTTCTGAACTTTAAAGGAATCAACGTTCCTGATATCACCCAGCTGAGGCATGACCTCCGCAGTGTGGACGCTGAGTACGTAGTCGTGAAGAACCGTCTTATGAAGAGAGTGATCGCGGAATCCGAACTGGAAGGTCTGCAATCCTTTCTCCAGGGGCCGACGGCCATTGTTATCGCAAAGGGTGATCCCGTAGAACCCTCGAAAAAGCTTGTCGAATTTGCCAAAACTCATCCCGATTTCCAGTTTAAGGCGGGAAGTGTGGAAGGCAAGGTCGTGGATGCAGCAACCCTCGTCGAGCTCTCCAAGATGCCGTCCAAAGAAGTACTGGTTTCCAAGCTGCTCTATATCCTGCAATCGCCGTTGAGACGCCTGGTTACCGCACTCAATACTCCGGTGCAAAATTTCGTTTCCGTCCTTCACCAGGTTTCGGAACATAAATAA
- the rplL gene encoding 50S ribosomal protein L7/L12 — translation MADITKEKVVEFIKGMTVIELNELVKTLEDEFGVSAAAAMMPAAGMMAGAVAGAAAPAEEKTEFDVILTGVGDKKINVIKVVREVTTLGLKEAKDLVDSVPGTVKEAVPKDEAESIKKKFEEVGATVEIK, via the coding sequence ATGGCAGACATCACGAAAGAAAAGGTGGTCGAGTTCATCAAAGGCATGACCGTCATCGAGCTCAACGAGCTCGTAAAGACCCTCGAGGATGAATTCGGCGTTTCGGCCGCCGCGGCTATGATGCCCGCCGCCGGCATGATGGCCGGTGCCGTTGCCGGTGCAGCCGCTCCCGCGGAAGAAAAAACTGAATTCGACGTCATTCTCACCGGTGTTGGCGACAAGAAGATCAACGTGATTAAGGTTGTCCGGGAAGTCACCACCCTCGGACTGAAGGAAGCAAAAGATCTCGTTGACAGCGTTCCCGGCACGGTGAAGGAAGCCGTCCCGAAGGATGAGGCGGAGTCCATTAAGAAAAAGTTTGAAGAAGTCGGCGCGACGGTCGAAATTAAGTAA